The following proteins are encoded in a genomic region of Magnolia sinica isolate HGM2019 chromosome 1, MsV1, whole genome shotgun sequence:
- the LOC131256835 gene encoding heavy metal-associated isoprenylated plant protein 9-like: MGKLSIGKVLDCFCLSSCSNSSCFCMNSMEGEDGMERKSLIPSEGDRMVRIKDIIDQNHTLAFHLKPKMVVLRVSMHCSGCAKKVEKHISKMEGVTSFEVDLESKKVVVKGDIVPFEVLESVSKVKTAELWTSY; this comes from the exons ATGGGGAAGCTGAGTATTGGGAAGGTATTGGATTGCTTTTGTCTCTCTTCAtgctcaaattcatcttgtttttgCATGAATTCAATGGAAGGAGAAGATGGTATGGAGAGGAAGTCACTGATTCCAAGTGAAGGTGATCGGATGGTCAGAATTAAAGATATTATTGATCAGAACCATACATTGGCTTTCCATTTGAAGCCCAAG ATGGTAGTTTTAAGGGTGTCCATGCACTGCAGTGGCTGTGCCAAAAAAGTTGAGAAACACATTTCAAAGATGGAAG GAGTGACTTCCTTTGAAGTAGACTTGGAGAGCAAGAAGGTTGTGGTGAAGGGAGATATTGTTCCCTTTGAAGTTTTGGAGAGTGTTTCTAAGGTTAAAACTGCTGAGCTTTGGACATCTTACTGA
- the LOC131254789 gene encoding uncharacterized protein At4g26485-like: protein MGGREEEEEEREMEGEEEKEEEEENENSKKEKRRERSIKHYSSTQRILLVGEGDFSFSLSLAHAFRSATNMVATSLDSQESLADKYNYGIGNVRELEELGCLVLHGIDATKMSEHFFLRTQRFDRIVYNFPHVGFQYREGSNYQIELNKQLVKGFLKNAKILLRKNGEIHISHKTGDPYDQWNLVKKAEKNGLILKEIAAFYKGDYPGYRNKRAHGNLPDDPFNLGECVTYKFGFKT from the exons AtgggaggaagagaagaagaagaagaagagagagagatggaaggagaagaagaaaaagaagaagaagaagagaatgagaacagtaagaaagagaagagaagggaGAGATCGATAAAACACTACAGCAGTACACAAAGGATATTGTTGGTTGGAGAAGGagatttctctttctctctctccttagcTCATGCTTTTCGCTCTGCTACTAACATGGTTGCTACTTCTCTTGATTCCCAAG AATCTCTAGCGGATAAATATAATTATGGAATCGGAAATGTGAGGGAACTGGAAGAATTGGGATGCCTGGTGTTGCATGGAATTGATGCTACAAAGATGAGTGAGCACTTCTTCTTGAGGACTCAAAGGTTCGATAGGATCGTCTACAACTTCCCTCACGTCGGCTTTCAGTATCGTGAAGGCAGTAACTATCAAATCGA GTTGAACAAGCAGTTGGTGAAGGGCTTTCTCAAGAATGCCAAGATCCTCTTGCGAAAGAATGGAGAGATTCACATCAGCCACAAGACTGGCGACCCTTACGACCAGTGGAATTTGGTAAAGAAAGCTGAGAAAAATGGCCTCATCCTCAAGGAAATAGCTGCGTTTTACAAGGGTGACTATCCAGGTTATCGCAACAAGAGAGCACATGGTAACCTTCCCGATGACCCCTTCAATTTAGGTGAGTGCGTTACTTATAAATTTGGGTTCAAGACATAA